The following coding sequences are from one Triticum aestivum cultivar Chinese Spring chromosome 5A, IWGSC CS RefSeq v2.1, whole genome shotgun sequence window:
- the LOC123101656 gene encoding nipped-B-like protein: protein MGLRTRRPTVAMRSGDEEDFDDDGDDDYSDQNDYDYICKYDASHNHGSGDDKSSDDYSCTDDDSNDDGDDIDNDDGGGGDATDNLCAICDNGGKLLCCEGQCKRSFHPREKDGRESNCETLGLTSAQLQEIDHYLCKNCEYKQHQCFSCGDLEPSDGPNAKVFQCYKASCGHFYHPSCIAKLLEPDDTDGACELERRIAAGMSFTCPAHWCSECRTMEDSTQPELWLAACRRCPVSYHKKCFPRSISFERKRGTSVRAWHLGDRIIIYCGSHKLEAELGAPSRDHIKLPSSTEMDTVGTHCIDQIKLTPVRKIYRTRNLAKKKTKVTGKRKMNTDQGSTGTAELSNKVCREEADQIKLTPVPKIYRTRNLAKKTKVTGKRNMNTDQGSTGTVELSNKVCREEADQIQTVDMNDLTEDKIPKGRGVLEKETIRLNQAHNDELEKLIGEEQAEEDESNTKSGEERETRRRENTYGEKEKTPGNNSNKFGLPDGRLTSGSDGDREVDGSHACQQELKSPHCNDNNKATEIDTSSDKSGKRQRQEEQATDGNMLDLERNNKKFHMETGRDAHQSPQHLHNHKKTDARQSSCSSSKDHPRCNDDQRSSMTSEYKSREGRGSSREEWRNNMRENSYRGGSPSGRRNSQNRSSRHSPEGRRAEYRNSHHRSNNQHRYEQHRHDDYFKCRDDYSKHRDVDTGGRRSSRHEDHSRDGGRRRSSHREDHSTDGGRRRSSHREDYSSDGDRRRSSHREDHSTDGGRRRSSHGEDHSSDGGRRSDGGRRRSSHREDHSSDGDIGGRRLSPQQSALPSGNFGTSLSPPSHPTTEYGASRRHGSPPYQRSEHAASGSRGPYMNPRGSGPADYEMEKRSVPLHHDAPNVEEYTGRPLNMVLPEGIAPVNTYSLRGESPGAYGPGTDAGMGEETTFRGGRFGDHGVRSDYPRSSSMNAEDRAFAAGSVTDRYVPHLDRTNHPIRVDGYLPDYPVW from the exons ATG GGTTTACGTACCAGACGGCCGACTGTTGCAATGCGTAGTGGTGACGAAGAAGATtttgacgatgatggtgatgatgattacAGTGATCAAAACGATTATGATTATATCTGCAAATATGACGCTAGCCACAATCATGGTAGTGGTGATGACAAGAGCAGTGATGATTACAGCTGCACTGATGATGATAGCAACGATGATGGTGATGATATTGAcaatgatgatggtggtggtggtgatgctacTGATAATTTATGTGCAATATGTGACAATGGAGGGAAATTGCTATG CTGTGAAGGACAATGTAAAAGGTCCTTCCATCCCAGAGAAAAAGATGGAAGGGAATCTAATTGTGAAACTCTTGGTTTAACTTCTGCACAA TTACAGGAAATTGATCATTATCTATGCAAGAACTGTGAATATAAGCAACACCAATGTTTCAGTTGTGGAGATCTTGAGCCATCTGATGGACCAAATGCTAAG GTGTTCCAATGCTACAAAGCATCTTGTGGGCACTTCTACCACCCCAGTTGTATTGCCAAATTACTTGAGCCTGATGATACTGATGGAGCTTGTGAGTTGGAGAGGAGGATTGCTGCTGGGATGTCATTTACATGTCCTGCACATTGGTGCTCAGAATGTAGAACGATGGAAGACAGTACTCAACCAGAACTTTGGCTTGCGGCCTGCAGACGCTGTCCGGTGTCATATCACAAAAAATGTTTCCCAAG AAGCATTTCCTTTGAGAGAAAGCGTGGCACAAGTGTACGCGCTTGGCACCTGGGTGATAGAATTATCATTTACTGTGG AAGCCATAAACTAGAAGCTGAGCTTGGAGCACCTAGCAGAGACCATATAAAGTTACCATCTAGTACAGAAATGGATACTGTTGGAACACATTGCATTGACCAAATAAAGTTAACTCCCGTTCGAAAAATTTATAGAACAAGAAATCTTGCTAAGAAGAAAACAAAAGTGACTGGTAAAAGGAAAATGAACACTGATCAGGGTTCAACAGGAACTGCGGAGCTGTCAAACAAGGTATGTCGAGAAGAAGCCGACCAGATAAAGTTAACTCCCGTTCCAAAAATTTATAGGACAAGAAATCTTGCTAAGAAAACAAAAGTGACTGGTAAAAGGAATATGAACACCGATCAAGGTTCAACAGGAACTGTGGAGCTGTCAAACAAGGTATGTCGAGAAGAAGCCGACCAGATCCAAACAGTAGATATGAATGACTTAACAGAAGATAAGATTCCAAAAGGGAGAGGTGTCCTTGAGAAAGAGACCATCCGTTTGAATCAAGCACACAATGATGAGCTAGAAAAACTTATTGGGGAGGAACAGGCTGAAGAGGATGAAAGCAACACCAAATCTGGAGAAGAGAGAGAAACTCGTAGGAGAGAAAATACATATGGGGAAAAGGAGAAGACTCCTGGGAACAACAGTAATAAATTTGGATTACCTGACGGGCGGTTAACCTCCGGATCTGATGGTGACCGAGAAGTTGATGGAAGCCATGCCTGCCAGCAGGAGCTGAAGAGCCCTCACTGCAATGATAATAACAAAGCAACAGAAATTGATACTTCAAGTGACAAGTCAGGAAAGAGACAGAGACAGGAGGAACAGGCAACTGATGGTAACATGTTGGACTTGGAAAGGAACAATAAGAAGTTTCACATGGAAACTGGAAGAGATGCTCATCAAAGTCCTCAGCATCTTCATAATCACAAAAAAACAGATGCTCGTCAAAGTTCTTGTTCCTCATCAAAAGATCATCCTCGGTGTAATGATGATCAGAGATCTTCAATGACTTCCGAATACAAATCCAGAGAGGGAAGAGGATCAAGTAGAGAAGAGTGGAGAAATAATATGAGGGAAAATTCTTATAGGGGTGGGTCACCCTCGGGGAGAAGAAATTCTCAAAATAGATCAAGCAGACATTCTCCGGAAGGGCGAAGGGCGGAGTATCGTAACAGTCATCATAGAAGCAACAACCAACACAGATATGAGCAACATCGACACGATGATTATTTCAAATGTCGTGATGATTATTCCAAACACCGTGATGTTGATACTGGTGGAAGGAGGTCGAGTCGTCATGAGGATCATTCTAGAGATGGTGGTAGGAGGAGGTCGAGTCATCGTGAGGATCATTCCACTGATGGTGGTAGGAGGAGGTCGAGTCATCGTGAGGATTATTCCAGTGATGGTGATAGGAGGAGGTCGAGTCACCGTGAGGATCATTCCACTGATGGTGGTAGGAGGAGGTCGAGTCATGGTGAGGATCATTCCAGTGATGGTGGTAGGAGGAG TGATGGTGGTAGGAGGAGGTCGAGTCATCGTGAGGATCATTCCAGTGATGGTGATATTGGTGGAAGGAGGTTGAGTCCCCAGCAGTCAGCACTTCCTTCTGGTAATTTTGGTACTAGTCTCAGCCCCCCTTCACATCCGACCACTGAATATGGTGCTAGCAGAAGGCATGGTTCCCCTCCATATCAGAGATCTGAACATGCTGCTAGTGGAAGCCGTGGCCCCTATATGAACCCACGAGGATCAGGCCCTGCAGACTATGAAATGGAAAAGAGAAGTGTTCCCCTTCACCATGATGCGCCCAATGTCGAGGAGTACACCGGTCGACCACTGAATATGGTGCTACCAGAAGGCATTGCTCCCGTTAATACGTACTCTCTCCGAGGGGAATCTCCTGGTGCATATGGTCCTGGAACAGATGCCGGCATGGGCGAAGAAACCACATTCCGTGGTGGGCGTTTCGGTGATCATGGAGTGAGGTCAGATTATCCACGAAGCAGCAGCATGAATGCAGAGGATAGGGCTTTTGCTGCAGGTTCCGTTACGGATAGGTATGTCCCGCACCTCGACCGAACGAACCACCCAATAAGAGTTGACGGTTATCTGCCGGATTATCCCGTATGGTAG
- the LOC123108032 gene encoding pathogenesis-related protein 1, with translation MEYSPKLAVVLLLALASAMAVAAQNSPQDFVDPHNAARADVGVGPVTWDDNVAAYAQNYAEQRRGDCQLIHTPDGRPYGENLFGGSGTQWTAADAVNSWVSEKQYYDHGSNSCSAPEGDSCGHYTQVVWRDSTAIGCARVVCDSSDDVFIICSYNPPGNYVGQSPY, from the coding sequence ATGGAGTACTCGCCGAAGCTGGCAGTAGTACTGCTCTTAGCTCTCGCGTCCGCCATGGCGGTCGCGGCCCAGAACTCGCCGCAGGACTTTGTGGACCCCCACAACGCGGCGCGCGCCGACGTCGGCGTCGGGCCGGTGACCTGGGACGACAACGTGGCGGCGTACGCGCAGAACTACGCGGAGCAGCGCCGCGGCGACTGCCAGCTGATACATACTCCCGATGGCCGGCCGTACGGGGAGAACCTCTTCGGAGGCAGCGGGACCCAGTGGACGGCGGCGGACGCCGTGAACTCGTGGGTGTCGGAGAAGCAGTACTACGACCACGGCAGCAACAGCTGCTCGGCCCCGGAGGGCGACTCGTGCGGGCACTACACGCAGGTGGTGTGGCGTGACTCGACGGCCATCGGCTGCGCCCGCGTCGTCTGCGACAGCAGCGACGACGTGTTCATCATCTGCAGCTACAACCCGCCGGGCAACTACGTGGGGCAGAGCCCATACTAg